AACAGGCACAAGGGTGGATCATCCTTTGGCTTTGAAGCTTTTAAAAGAAGCTGGTTGTTTAGTTAAGGACAATATAGCTAGAATTCCCCATTGGTTGGTAGAAGAGTGTATCAGAACAGCTCCTAGTAAAATTACTCTGGGAAATAGAAAGGGACAGAGAAAAGTACATTTAGAAAAAAATAATTGTTATTTTGGTACCGGTTCTGACATGCCCTATATAATTGATATGGATACAGATAAGAGAAGATATGCAGCACAGCAGGATGTGGAAAATGCAATAAAATTAATGGACTTCCTTGAAAATTATGATTTTGTAATGAGCTACTGCATTGCAAATGATGCACCTAAAATGACTAATGACCTCCATCAATTTAAGGTAATGGCAGCCAATACAATAAAACCAATAGTTTTTACTGCCCATAGTACAGAACATACACAGGCAATTATTGATATGGCTGCTGTGGCTGTAGGTGGTTATGATAATTTAAGAAACAGTCCCCTAATGGTCCTGTATTCAGAGCCAATATCCCCCTTGATTCACACGGAGGTTGGTATTGGCAAGATGTTTAAGTGTCATGAATATGGCATACCAGTAGTATATACTCCAGGCGTAGTAGCAGGAGCCACCATGCCTGTTACCAAGGCAGGAACAATAGCCCTTATGAATGCCGAGGCCCTGGCAGGGGTTGTCATTTCCCAACTCCATGTTAAAGGGGCACCAATAATCATTGGTGGCGGGGCTACTCCCATGGATATGAGAACTACGGCCACATTATACGGCTCTCCAGATGCCCAGATGAACTATGCAATTATGACACAGCTGTCACAATATTACAAAATACCAAACTTTACTGAAGCAGGATGTGTAAATGCTCCTGTTCCAGATGCACAGGCAGGCTTTGAAGCAGGAATTGGCTTGTTAACATGTCAACTAGCAGGTGCTAATCTGGTT
Above is a window of Desulfitibacter alkalitolerans DSM 16504 DNA encoding:
- a CDS encoding trimethylamine methyltransferase family protein: MVFMRSNYSEQTTPFMSWVTESQLERIHSASLEILQRTGTRVDHPLALKLLKEAGCLVKDNIARIPHWLVEECIRTAPSKITLGNRKGQRKVHLEKNNCYFGTGSDMPYIIDMDTDKRRYAAQQDVENAIKLMDFLENYDFVMSYCIANDAPKMTNDLHQFKVMAANTIKPIVFTAHSTEHTQAIIDMAAVAVGGYDNLRNSPLMVLYSEPISPLIHTEVGIGKMFKCHEYGIPVVYTPGVVAGATMPVTKAGTIALMNAEALAGVVISQLHVKGAPIIIGGGATPMDMRTTATLYGSPDAQMNYAIMTQLSQYYKIPNFTEAGCVNAPVPDAQAGFEAGIGLLTCQLAGANLVHDVGYLEGGKTGYLPFLVMCDDYIAGVRHMGRGTRIDEETLAVDVIDEVGIGNNYLNHQHTFDHFRQEIWQPRFFNRYIWEDWEQRGKKSYLDAHKEEVKRVLEADNPNFIDASILNEMDKIIAGIEK